The following are encoded in a window of Pelecanus crispus isolate bPelCri1 chromosome 6, bPelCri1.pri, whole genome shotgun sequence genomic DNA:
- the SRP14 gene encoding signal recognition particle 14 kDa protein isoform X1, whose product MVLLESEQFLTELTRLFQKCRTSGSVFITLKKYDGRTKPVPRKGHVESFEPADNKCLLRATDGKKKISTVVSSKEVNKFQMAYSNLLRANMDGLKKKDKKSKNKKSKATQ is encoded by the exons TTCCTGACTGAGCTTACCAGACTCTTTCAGAAGTGCAGAACTTCGGGGAGTGTTTTCATAACGCTGAAGAAAT ATGATGGCCGAACAAAACCAGTCCCACGCAAAGGCCATGTAGAAAGTTTTGAACCAGCAGACAATAAATGTCTTCTAAGAGCAACcgatggaaagaagaaaattagcaCAGTG GTGAGCTCGAAGGAAGTAAATAAATTCCAGATG GCATATTCAAATTTGCTGAGAGCTAACATGGATGgcttgaagaaaaaagacaagaaaagcaaaaacaagaAGAGTAAAGCAACACAGTGA
- the SRP14 gene encoding signal recognition particle 14 kDa protein isoform X2, whose amino-acid sequence MVLLESEQFLTELTRLFQKCRTSGSVFITLKKYDGRTKPVPRKGHVESFEPADNKCLLRATDGKKKISTVAYSNLLRANMDGLKKKDKKSKNKKSKATQ is encoded by the exons TTCCTGACTGAGCTTACCAGACTCTTTCAGAAGTGCAGAACTTCGGGGAGTGTTTTCATAACGCTGAAGAAAT ATGATGGCCGAACAAAACCAGTCCCACGCAAAGGCCATGTAGAAAGTTTTGAACCAGCAGACAATAAATGTCTTCTAAGAGCAACcgatggaaagaagaaaattagcaCAGTG GCATATTCAAATTTGCTGAGAGCTAACATGGATGgcttgaagaaaaaagacaagaaaagcaaaaacaagaAGAGTAAAGCAACACAGTGA